A single genomic interval of Oncorhynchus mykiss isolate Arlee chromosome 13, USDA_OmykA_1.1, whole genome shotgun sequence harbors:
- the LOC110486501 gene encoding prostaglandin E2 receptor EP1 subtype isoform X2: protein MLAMQHYNSSGLAAPHLFPNQTWLAMAWRANITTERPMSPPSNPTAAGLSMTLGILSNIVALVILAKAYARLRRRSKATFLLFASSLVATDFAGHVIPGALVLRLYSAGAATGPLARPATDAPCQFLGGCMVFFGLCPLFLGCAMAAERCLGVTQPLLHASLVTTARTKMALALIWLLALFVALLPFFRLGAYTYQYPGTWCFIRVLGETQETDVAFVMLFSGLGLASLTVALVCNTISGVTLVLARLRKKCKTCYRRSAKSHDIEMVAQLVGIMITSCICWSPLLIFGLMSVTRSYSGSIGSDQDTYRRLMVMGVRLASWNQILDPWVYILLRRAVLRKIYRITKSRASFKNSTFRHWDISSFQNSEKINTVNRI, encoded by the exons ATGTTGGCCATGCAGCACTACAACTCCTCAGGCCTGGCTGCCCCCCATCTCTTCCCCAACCAGACCTGGTTGGCCATGGCCTGGAGGGCAAACATCACCACAGAGAGGCCCATGTCTCCCCCCAGTAACCCGACGGCAGCTGGCCTCTCCATGACCCTGGGCATCCTGTCCAACATCGTGGCCCTGGTCATCCTGGCGAAAGCTTACGCCCGCCTGCGCCGCCGCTCCAAGGCCACCTTCCTGCTCTTCGCCAGTTCCCTGGTGGCCACAGACTTTGCCGGCCACGTCATCCCCGGTGCCCTGGTGTTGAGGCTGTACTCAGCTGGGGCTGCGACTGGGCCTTTAGCTCGCCCTGCCACCGATGCCCCCTGCCAGTTCCTAGGAGGTtgcatggtgttcttcggcttgtgcCCATTGTTTCTGGGCTGTGCCATGGCTGCTGAGCGCTGCCTGGGTGTCACACAGCCCCTGCTCCATGCCTCACTGGTCACCACGGCTCGGACCAAGATGGCACTGGCTCTCATCTGGCTGCTGGCTCTGTTTGTTGCCCTCCTGCCCTTCTTCAGGCTGGGGGCCTACACCTACCAGTACCCCGGGACCTGGTGTTTCATCAGGGTCCTGGGAGAGACTCAGGAGACGGACGTGGCCTTTGTCATGCTGTTCTCTGGACTGGGCCTGGCCTCTCTGACTGTGGCCCTGGTGTGTAATACCATCAGTGGGGTCACGCTGGTGCTTGCCAGACTGCGTAAGAAGTGTAAGACCTGCTACCGTCGCTCAGCCAAGTCCCACGATATTGAGATGGTGGCCCAGCTGGTGGGCATTATGATCACCTCTTGCATCTGCTGGAGCCCCCTGCTG ATCTTTGGCCTGATGTCAGTCACACGGTCCTACAGCGGCTCCATAGGCAGTGACCAGGACACATACAGGAGGTTGATGGTGATGGGCGTCCGGCTGGCCTCCTGGAACCAGATCCTGGACCCCTGGGTCTACATCCTGCTGCGCCGGGCCGTGCTGAGGAAGATCTACCGCATCACAAAGAGCCGGGCCAGCTTCAAGAACAGCACCTTCCGCCATTGGGACATCAGCTCCTTCCAGAACTCTGAGAAAATAAACACTGTCAACAGGATCTGA
- the LOC110486501 gene encoding prostaglandin E2 receptor EP1 subtype isoform X1 — MVGCATFWRLGLDLGDGLLMRLLVLFSLGENEALLRIHDFTISSVPSHSEDPDDSQRPVMLAMQHYNSSGLAAPHLFPNQTWLAMAWRANITTERPMSPPSNPTAAGLSMTLGILSNIVALVILAKAYARLRRRSKATFLLFASSLVATDFAGHVIPGALVLRLYSAGAATGPLARPATDAPCQFLGGCMVFFGLCPLFLGCAMAAERCLGVTQPLLHASLVTTARTKMALALIWLLALFVALLPFFRLGAYTYQYPGTWCFIRVLGETQETDVAFVMLFSGLGLASLTVALVCNTISGVTLVLARLRKKCKTCYRRSAKSHDIEMVAQLVGIMITSCICWSPLLIFGLMSVTRSYSGSIGSDQDTYRRLMVMGVRLASWNQILDPWVYILLRRAVLRKIYRITKSRASFKNSTFRHWDISSFQNSEKINTVNRI, encoded by the exons ATGGTTGGCTGTGCAACCTTTTGGAGACTGGGTCTTGATCTTGGTGACGGACTTCTCATGCGGTTGCTCGTTTTATTTTCTTTAGGAGAGAATGAGGCACTCCTCCGAATACATGACTTCACTATCAGCTCAG TGCCCTCCCACTCTGAGGACCCCGATGACTCCCAGAGGCCAGTGATGTTGGCCATGCAGCACTACAACTCCTCAGGCCTGGCTGCCCCCCATCTCTTCCCCAACCAGACCTGGTTGGCCATGGCCTGGAGGGCAAACATCACCACAGAGAGGCCCATGTCTCCCCCCAGTAACCCGACGGCAGCTGGCCTCTCCATGACCCTGGGCATCCTGTCCAACATCGTGGCCCTGGTCATCCTGGCGAAAGCTTACGCCCGCCTGCGCCGCCGCTCCAAGGCCACCTTCCTGCTCTTCGCCAGTTCCCTGGTGGCCACAGACTTTGCCGGCCACGTCATCCCCGGTGCCCTGGTGTTGAGGCTGTACTCAGCTGGGGCTGCGACTGGGCCTTTAGCTCGCCCTGCCACCGATGCCCCCTGCCAGTTCCTAGGAGGTtgcatggtgttcttcggcttgtgcCCATTGTTTCTGGGCTGTGCCATGGCTGCTGAGCGCTGCCTGGGTGTCACACAGCCCCTGCTCCATGCCTCACTGGTCACCACGGCTCGGACCAAGATGGCACTGGCTCTCATCTGGCTGCTGGCTCTGTTTGTTGCCCTCCTGCCCTTCTTCAGGCTGGGGGCCTACACCTACCAGTACCCCGGGACCTGGTGTTTCATCAGGGTCCTGGGAGAGACTCAGGAGACGGACGTGGCCTTTGTCATGCTGTTCTCTGGACTGGGCCTGGCCTCTCTGACTGTGGCCCTGGTGTGTAATACCATCAGTGGGGTCACGCTGGTGCTTGCCAGACTGCGTAAGAAGTGTAAGACCTGCTACCGTCGCTCAGCCAAGTCCCACGATATTGAGATGGTGGCCCAGCTGGTGGGCATTATGATCACCTCTTGCATCTGCTGGAGCCCCCTGCTG ATCTTTGGCCTGATGTCAGTCACACGGTCCTACAGCGGCTCCATAGGCAGTGACCAGGACACATACAGGAGGTTGATGGTGATGGGCGTCCGGCTGGCCTCCTGGAACCAGATCCTGGACCCCTGGGTCTACATCCTGCTGCGCCGGGCCGTGCTGAGGAAGATCTACCGCATCACAAAGAGCCGGGCCAGCTTCAAGAACAGCACCTTCCGCCATTGGGACATCAGCTCCTTCCAGAACTCTGAGAAAATAAACACTGTCAACAGGATCTGA